The Xyrauchen texanus isolate HMW12.3.18 chromosome 28, RBS_HiC_50CHRs, whole genome shotgun sequence genome has a segment encoding these proteins:
- the cbr4 gene encoding carbonyl reductase family member 4, translated as MSRLVVVFGGSRGIGQAVSQQLAQRGHRVVVLSRNQEAAQAAADSLPGGQHLGLSCDVSKEEVVRRTFETISKRCGNVGYLVNAAGINRDAILLRSKSEDMVSVLHTNLLGSMLTSKAALRSMLSHGGAIVNIGSVVGVKGNAGQCVYSASKAGLEGFTHSLAKEVATRNIRVNLVAPGFIRTNMTAGLENNEAVRRIPLGRFGEPAEVAQAVVFLLESPYITGQILLVDGGLQLAL; from the exons ATGTCCAGACTGGTCGTAGTGTTTGGGGGTTCCCGTGGCATTGGGCAAGCAGTTTCTCAGCAGTTAGCGCAGAGGGGTCATAGGGTTGTGGTGCTTTCTAGGAATCAGGAGGCTGCACAGGCTGCTGCTGATTCTCTACCCGGAg GACAGCATTTGGGCCTTAGCTGTGATGTCTCTAAAGAAGAGGTTGTTCGGAGAACATTTGAGACCATCAGTAAGAGATGTGGCAATGTGGGGTACCTGGTTAACGCAGCTGGCATCAACAG AGATGCAATATTATTGAGGAGTAAATCTGAAGACATGGTATCTGTTCTGCACACAAACCTGCTTGGCTCAATGCTTACTTCTAAAGCTGCTCTAAGAAGCATGCTCAGCCACGGAGGAGCGATCGTCAACATAG GCTCTGTGGTGGGTGTGAAGGGTAATGCTGGTCAGTGTGTGTACAGTGCTAGTAAAGCAGGACTGGAAGGATTCACCCACTCTCTGGCGAAGGAAGTTGCTACCCGAAATATTCGAGTCAACTTAGTGGCTCCAG GATTCATTCGGACAAATATGACAGCTGGGCTGGAGAATAATGAAGCTGTGAGGAGAATTCCACTGGGTCGTTTTGGGGAACCTGCAGAGGTGGCCCAGGCTGTTGTTTTCCTCCTGGAGTCGCCTTATATCACAGGGCAGATTCTACTAGTGGACGGAGGACTGCAGCTGGCCTTGTAA
- the LOC127622493 gene encoding polyadenylate-binding protein 1-like, whose translation MASLFVGDLHPEVTEVILQWRFIPFGPIQSIRVCRDRETLCSLGYAFINFVHQADAVHAMDKLMFADLMGRPMRIMWSQRDSFLRKSGIGNIYIKGLARSIDNFALYDMFSAFGNILSCKVISDENGSKGYGFVHYSSYEAAERAILTLNGMLLNNQIVSICHFKPFEERQAGRNENQHLGVSVYISSLPYRLSDDQLHSVFSPFGTILYARVMREGGRSKGFGFVSFFTRAAATKAVEVMNGSVVGGRALRVVLSKCREQEAQPGNQDSSNELPVPVLHPCQPAVPSGHFKDITQVQNHIAFSLASQFMQLHLSPQHAEWGFLSQGDSPNPLISATLLNIVSSAPPAHMLMFPESLDNRMMVNSEGAGNTIRGLSQLQDRSDTSRVPVLPSCQPAVPFGQFMDNFPWVHVDVSPANQLMQLHPVSRQAAAGVLPHCESLHPLISESLFDIVSSALLPRMLVSLVTPDYRMTMILEGVDNPKRELLQLCQTAQTALPQSSRTLQIIPERVDDDTGTALVRAAPRLMCDSRIQSPRSMWGFWLGKTLENCVKSGHLICPTSWTILRLCTIKSMHLQIKAVAAGV comes from the exons ATGGCATCTCTCTTCGTCGGTGACCTTCATCCGGAGGTTACAGAAGTTATTCTGCAGTGGAGGTTCATCCCGTTCGGCCCCATCCAATCCATACGAGTGTGCAGGGACAGGGAGACATTGTGCTCCCTTGGATACGCTTTTATTAATTTTGTCCACCAGGCTGATG ctgttCATGCCATGGACAAGTTAATGTTTGCAGACCTGATGGGAAGGCCAATGAGGATCATGTGGTCTCAACGGGACTCCTTTTTGAGAAAGAGTGGCATCGGTAACATTTATATTAAGGGGCTGGCCAGGAGCATTGATAACTTTGCCTTGTATGACATGTTCTCTGCATTTGGAAACATCTTGTCCTGCAAG GTGATCAGTGATGAGAACGGCTCTAAAGGTTATGGCTTCGTACACTACAGCAGCTATGAGGCTGCCGAGAGGGCCATACTTACGTTGAATGGCATGTTACTGAATAACCAAATAGT gtCCATCTGCCACTTTAAACCCTTTGAGGAGCGTCAGGCAGGGCGCAATGAGAACCAACACCTG GGGGTTAGTGTTTACATCTCTAGCCTGCCATACAGGCTGAGTGATGACCAGCTGCATAGTGTGTTCTCACCATTTGGAACCATTCTATATGCCCGG GTGATGAGGGAGGGTGGCCGAAGCAAAGGTTTTGGCTTTGTAAGCTTCTTCACCCGTGCAGCTGCCACTAAAGCTGTGGAAGTGATGAATGGCTCTGTGGTTGGTGGTAGGGCACTGCGTGTTGTTCTGTCCAAATGCCGAGAGCAGGAGGCCCAACCTGGCAACCAGGACAGCAGCAATGAGTTGCCAGTCCCTGTCCTGCACCCCTGCCAGCCTGCTGTGCCCTCTGGCCACTTCAAGGACATTACACAG GTCCAGAACCATATTGCTTTCTCCCTCGCCAGCCAGTTCATGCAACTCCATCTCAGTCCTCAACATGCTGAATGGGGTTTCCTCTCTCAGG GTGATAGTCCCAACCCACTCATTTCTGCCACCCTGTTAAATATTGTGAGCTCAGCACCGCCAGCACATATGCTGATGTTTCCAGAGTCTCTGGACAACAGG ATGATGGTGAATTCGGAGGGTGCTGGCAACACAATAAGAGGACTCTCTCAGCTCCAGGACAGAAGCGATACGTCACGAGTCCCTGTTTTGCCCTCCTGCCAGCCTGCTGTGCCCTTTGGCCAGTTTATGGACAATTTTCCATGG GTCCATGTCGATGTCTCCCCTGCCAACCAGCTCATGCAGCTCCATCCCGTCTCTCGACAGGCTGCAGCGGGTGTCCTCCCTCACT GTGAGAGTCTCCATCCACTCATTTCCGAAAGCCTGTTTGACATTGTGAGCTCAGCACTGCTCCCACGTATGTTGGTGTCACTGGTGACTCCAGACTATAGG ATGACAATGATTCTGGAGGGAGTGGACAACCCAAAGAGAGAACTCCTTCAGCTCTGCCAGACTGCACAGACTGCTCTCCCTCAAT CCTCCCGGACTCTTCAAATCATCCCTGAAAGAGTAGATGATGACACAGGAACAGCTCTAGTGAGAGCAGCTCCTCGTCTG ATGTGTGATTCTCGTATCCAGTCGCCTAGATCAATGTGGGGATTCTGGCTTGGAAAGACACTTGAGAACTGTGTAAAATCAGGACATTTGATCTGCCCCACAAGTTGGACCATCCTGAGGCTCTGCACTATAAAATCAATGCATCTGCAG ATTAAAGCTGTTGCTGCTGGAGTCTGA